The Helianthus annuus cultivar XRQ/B chromosome 11, HanXRQr2.0-SUNRISE, whole genome shotgun sequence region accaacagtgccaaaacagcaaaatcaccccaagcccaaaggaaaatcaccggctcaagcccaaaagaagccgaatcaaaagaagaagaaaaacgttaactttgtgaaatcgacgggaacggataaaattgagacttttgaaaacaagtctaacttagattttgtcaagaaagctattatACAGAAAAggaatgaaccaagcagttcaaaacctagtacctcgggttcacaaagttcaacatcatcggctaatcgatcacatgatacttcggggtttgttgaacgaagatcatgttttgaatgtggaacaattggacatattattcgaaattgtccatatcttcataagcaaaaagaaaaggttgatgttccccgtgaccacaATGATCGTAAgcaatctgtttctgtaaaacaagatccccgccttgcaaaagaaagggaaaagaaacagaaacgccaacaggtcaagatgattgaaaaagcaattaaaaccgatgtggttcaaaaacaatctgttgctgtaaaaccagacaattctaaaacttcaaacaatcaagaagttaaaattttaaagaaagacactggtaaaacaaaacagacctggaaaccaaaatcggttactgaatcagggggaccatcacaattcaccaaccatcaaagacaaaaagttattgtcattgatgaaaatggaagacccaagaccacaatggcttgggtccccatctccaactaatcagtttgagttcatgtgcagggtgttccaggaggaactatcagtagtcattggattgttgatagtggggcatccaggcacatgacaggcgacatgaagcttctctacgacgttaaatctattagaggaggttatgttgcttttgctggagataaaggtggatatataacgggtgaaggaatgatatctaacgggattgtcagctttgacaagatcaactttgtgcaacaacttgatcacaatcttcttagtgtttctcaaatctgtgacaagcaattttcagtacactttgatgctaatggatgttatgtgctgaaacccggcttcaaaattccaaaagaatggattctcttgtcagctccaaggataaatgatttgtacgtccttgatatgagccaagctattactacgtctgcaaaagcaacttgtttcgtttccaaagccacagaaaaagacactatctcttggcacagacgaatgggtcacattcacttacgcaaaatgaatcatttggtttcaaatgaattggtgaatggtgttcccctcaaaaatttccatcttcaggacgtctgtgtttcgtgccagaaaggaaagcaaacaaagaagaagcaccctactaagaagatcaacacggtggcagtccctcttgaacgtttgcacatggatttgttcggtcctgtcaagcacaagagtattcgaggtgatcaatactgcctcgtgataactgatgattattcaagattttcttgggtagcgttcatggcacacaagagtgaaacctttggtattatcaaaaacttgatcattcagattgagaatttgtataagttgaaggttaggcggatacgtagcgacaatggtactgaatttaaaaatcattccatgacggagttttgcacttcaaagggtattcttcatgagtttagtgcagcttatactcctcaacaaaatggcgtcgctgaacgtaagaaccgcacattgatcgagactgctaggacaatgttggtagagtcgcagttgcccattccattctggactgaagctgtggcctctgcatgttacacattgaaccgagtccttacagtcaaaaggcacaataagacctgctttgagcttcttcaaaaacggaaaccagatttgtcttatctcgaaccgtttggagctccatgcacaatcatcgatcctaatggaaagtttggggcaaaagcaattgatggatactttcttgggtatgccacccctaacttacgagtctggaatctagagactaaaagggtcgaggaatggtctgaggtcagagtacaaaggcacactttgccagtcaaatgtccgggtcaaccttggatgtttgagtacgatgacttcttcaattcgatcaatgttgaagccgttgaagaaagtgctgcagctaggatgtttttcgagagtgacaatgcaacagtttcaccggtggttcgtccaattcttgttaatcaagaaccatcttcttcggtgaacaataatactctcaacaatgaggattttcatgatgcaaacgaattgaacgaatcttcagaggatgatgaatttctagatgcagatcaagaagccccaacaacagcagttcatggtacttcagagggtactcctccagtggatgcccatagaacagctgaggctactgcatcatcctcctcgtcaattccgggccttgatttggttgttgatcttaatcttaacaacctgggtataaatattccagttccagataatccagaaacaaggattcataatacccatcctcaacaaaacatcattggaaatgtgcaaagtggcgttcaaacaagaaacatgttgcgaaacaacaacaatgcaggcttgtatgcagctattcgagaatccgggcaacaaaacgattggtccttcgcgtgctatgtctcacaggaagaaccaagaacgtggaaagaagccttgaaagataacgcttgggttgaagcaatgcaggaagaactgcaacaattccagaagctgggtgtctggaaactcgtagagaaacctgctggatacaagaagattggtacccgttgggtgtttaaatgcaaaaaggatgaccgcggagttgttatccgaaacaaagcacgtttagtcgttcaaggttttcgtcagattgaagggatcgactacaacgaagtctatgcacctgttgcacgtctcgaagcaattcgaatctttctagcctatgcgtccttcaaaggattcaaggtttaccagatggacgtgaaaagtgcatttttacatggtgtggttgaagaagaggtatacgtcgaacagcctccaggttttgaagatcctatccatcccgatcgggtttggttgctcaacaaagctctctatggtcttcatcaagcaccgcgagcttggtatgcaaccttatcacactatctgctggagaacggttttcgaagaggtcttatcgactgtactcttttcatcaaagaacaagatggagattctcttctggtacaggtatatgttgatgatattatttttggttctactaatgatgtcttgtgtaggaatttcgagcgcatcatgcaggataaattcgagatgagtgctatgggggaaatgaccttcttcttgggcctacaagtgcaacaaactgagtctgggatattcatccatcagactaaatatgttggagacatcttgagccggtttcagatgtctgatgcaacgcccattggtaccccattgccaacaaatcacggaattactcctgacttgaagggagaagctgttagcccctcaaactatcgcgcaatgatcggatctcttatgtacctcacagcatcaaggccagacataatgtacccaacgtgcctgcttgccagatatcaagttaatccgaaggcctcacatcttgcagctgttaaaaggatttttcgttatttgaaggcgtaccctgacaccggtctgtggtaccctagggataataactttgaattggtagcattcagtgattctgattttggcggatgcaaaatcgacggcaaatccacaacggctggatgtcagtttttaggaaatcgcctagtcacatggcagtgcaagaagcagacgtgcgtcgctacatcaacatgcgaagctgaatacattgctgcctcaagttgttgctcccaagttctttggatccaacaacaattgtgggactacggttttgaattcctaactactcctatttacgttgataattctgctgctttagatatcactagaaatcctgtgcagcactcaaagaccaaacacatcgaaatcaaatatcacttcatacgtgattgctttgagaaaaggctaatcgatgttgttaaggtccacaccgatgaccaacgtgccgacttatttaccaaagcttttgataaatcaagatttgactttttattattggtaaacggcattaaggtcaagcaagagtaaaaccaacatcggaaaatcatttttgtaaatatctttgtgtttttaaatttgtcttagtttattgattttagggggagtaaatccaaaaatctgaaaatccaaaaacatcgaaaaatttcaaaaacacaaaaacaatagaaaagcaaaaatgagtttcctggcgagcaaaagagaaaatgatagtacatcagtggtctatccaaacctccttaaaccttaaatgaaaaacgataagcagctctatataagatgtatcggtaggctcacaatcattttaaagtgtgcaggttgatataaatcttaatcgactgaagaccaggtgggaaccattcattggcatatggtcttagtaccaaaatttcgtttgatagattgccgaggttctgagatattcggtctttatgctgcttatcatctgggtatcatggttgtatcttttaccgaaaaataacggggacgcaagtctagatcttccatgatactatacatacgtgtacatattacatattgcatactgcattcgacctcaataagtgataaacaatcacatgtccatatcaaataagtgataaaatatcacatttttccgggagccaagttcgtctctctgctgtacgaaagtactgacctgttcacggacttgctccagtgccctcatgcatattgaaaatcaagttcctcataaataagtgattatatcacatagggcttgttttcaaatcaaaataagtgagaatctcacatcatatacggtcaaacagatgataatcggtatactcaccggtaagatgaactctcgtgcataccttgatacgggaatgtgtcgtgatgtggatgaacaccggtcggtaagtataaatcataccttaacgtatcccctcgccatgattacatctgataagttgagcttaagtggacaacaataccgataattgttataggatgcttattttaatgttaactaactgaacaacaagagtgttttggcatgaccgtacactgatatgattctcttaccctcgaaactcgcaaaaagaatgtatgtatatatttatttactgctttcagtctttacatttgaaaaattcaaaaataccaaaaagattttatttctactttattttcgatcgtacgatgttggaactcgagtcttcgttacctgaaacctgaacgaaaaccgaattgactaaatcttcataaacggtcaaaatttgcaagttttgaaagttgaaaactaaaattgataaatttgtaaaactttcaaactgtcggacggtgtttgattgtgacatggtcatacgtgtgtcatttgtttatgctaactattccaagcagttgttctcattacgcgtttagatttcttgcatgtgcagattctaaaggcttggagaacatggtcgatgacaagcttcggaatgaagacacgacgtgaaggtactcaaaggatgaagatgatcgagttgccgctggccatcatcaacaccacaaggatctcacttcataaagatcaagtcattcacgagcataactcaagggggagcttatgttaagggggagtttgtcaacacacttcctacatgatacgggtagtttgttgatacactttctgctttcaagacgtgaagactttgaagatcctccgaatttgaagacttgaaaggacatctaagtcttgaagacacgaagatcaaagatgatcaacATCGAGACGAATCTACAACCAtagaagatcgagacaaagctacagccaagggggagtttgttggtgcacttgtgtctgtactttgtctgtattcggtcacgatgtaaacgatgttccttagtcctgtaagttgaccaagtcaaccgtcctcctggtttgacttggaccaACAGTTAGAAAATGTTTGTAAATGttttgtgtcgaaggatagctcatcgaaggataatgtagatccttcgatggccTCGAAAGATATGTTACGAAGGATAAtgttggacttcgaaggatatgcaatccttcgaagtatatgtggatccttcgaacactttgtcatcgatagatgatccttcgatcatctatcggatccttcgaccagacatgctgagctgggtatatatatacccatgcagtgtatataagaagatagatgcacacagatagaaagatagagagtttgagagcattctgtccgaaacacacacacacactagagagtttgcaaaacacatttgtgaacattgagcttgtaaccggaacctttcattcgtattaatacaagtggtgttaatcggtgaaccttgtgtgtttgtgtttatacttgtctcatcccggtttgcttgctagcttggattccgcacttgctagtgggttagtataacaaggtttaggttcgtcatcctccgtgaAGGGACCTACAGTCACTAACCCATTAACCCCACTAACTTAATCTTGCTAAAAACTTCAACATAAAAAACACATGACTAATTAAAATGCTTGACTCATAAAAAACATACTTTTACCGACCCGACTTGACCCGTCAAGATTAATCTAACACGTTACACACCGCACCAAGGGCATGATTCCGGCATGACCAAGGGCCCCATTTCGTATCTAGTGAAACCATAACACATAACCATACTACAAAAATGGAGAATTCAATTATAACTTTGCGCTTATATAAGTGTGTTTTTGTCTCATTATGATACCTCATTTGACACCACTGCTAGTTTTTCAATTTAATACTTACAAATTAGATTAAGAGAATTTTAATTTCCAATTAGCAATATTAGCAATATGTTTTTTGATTTTATGCTGGTACATCTAGCTTTATTTGGGTTTTATGCTCTGGTATGTTGTATCATTGCATATCGGAGTTGGACTTTGTTTGGACTATGTACATCTTTTTTTAATGTAAAAACAGGTTAGTTGTAAACAGTTTTTGGGTAAAAGAACGTTGTTAGAACTTTGTGTGTCATTGAAGATGAAATCTTGATCATTGGAGACAATGGTGATGGTGATGCGTGTCATTGGGCATGGCATCCATTGATGCAACCATGTATAGCTTGTGAGTCTTGATATCTTTTAGTTGTTGTACATTGTGCGTGCATCAAGTGTTAGTTGGTTGCTTCTAGATGCATTTGTATATTATTGATTAGCAATATGTATTGGGTATAATgtaaattagggttttgagagaAAACGTATTCGTGTTCTGTATTCAGAAATTGGTAACCATTACATGTTCACTATTGTCTTACATATATACATGAGCGGTTACTAGAACTCCTACATAATCGatgaataaaaaataaaataaacttatCCTAACATAAAATGTGACATATACTTAATATAAGATATCTAGCTTATATCTTCTAATACCCTCACGTAAGCTAGACAGATGTAACGCGTAGAAGATCTCTGAGACGAAGAAAATCCTTTGGCTGCAAAGCTTTTGTTAAAATGTCTGCAACCTGTTCTTTTGTAGTGCAGAATCTTACTTCAACTTCATCGTTTTTTATTAGTTCACGAATAAAGTGATACTTTATTCTAATATGTTTGCTTTTTCCGTGATACACAGGGTCTTTTGCCAGGCATATGGTTGATTTATTGTCACATAAAATCGTTGGAGGTCCATCCATGTGCATCTGCAAGGAATTTAAGATTCCTTTAACCCAGAGTGCTTGACATCCGGCTAACGATAACGCTATGTATTCAGCCTCCGTTGACGATAGTGCCACAACCTTTTGCTTTCTTGATTGCCAAGCTATAGCTCCAGAACCGAAATTAAAAACGTAGCCTGATGTGCTTTTGCTGTCATCTATACTTCCTGCATAGTCGCTGTCACTGAAACCAACTAACTTACCTTTACTTCCCTTTGAGTAAACTATTCCATGATTCACCGTCCCTTTGATATATCTTAATATCCTTTTTCCTGCTTCCCAGTGATTCCGCCTTGGGTGTTCCATAAACTGACTTATTTTATTTACAGCAAACATTATGTCCGGCCTGGTATTGGTAAGGTACATCAGCGAGCCCACTAACTTTCGATATAAGTTCGGATTCACTTCTTCACTTGGATCGTTTTTTGACAATTTAAGTCCATACTCCATTGGTGTGTTAATCTCATGACACTCTTCCATGTTAAATCTTTTCAGTAAGCTCTTGGCGTATTTCTTCTGTGTAAGACTTATATTTCCATTATCATAATTGACTTCCAAACCAAGGAAATAATGAAGCACTCCTAAGTCAATCATTTCAAATTCACTCTTCATTGATTTCTTTAATTGCTCTATCATCTCTATGGAGTCACTGGCTAAGATTAGATCATCCACATAAAGGCATACTATTATTCGTGTGTTGTCAGTGACTttgataaatagggtatgttcaTACACACTCTTTTTGAAACCATTTGCTGTAAAATATCCGTCTATTCTACTATACCAAGCTCTTGGAGCTTGCTTTAAACCATATAAGGCCTTTTTTAAGTAACATACCTTTTGTTCTTCGCCTTTCTTAACATACCCTGTAGGTTGTTCTAGATACACTTGTTCTGTCAACTTCCCATTTAAGAATGCcgtttttacatccatttgatgtagttgccatccATGACTTGCGGCTAGTGCTAGAACTATTCTGATTGTATCGAATCTGATTACAGGAGCAAAAACTTCTTGATAGTCAACTCCGTATTTTTGACTATAACCTTTGGCCACTAACCGTGCTTTATAGTTACTCACCCTACCATGTTCATCATATTTGGTTTTATAAATCCATTTGACTCCGATTGCCTTCTGATTCTTCGGTGGGTTTACTAGTTCCCATGTGCCATTTTTCTGTATGGATTGTATCTCTCTATCCATAGCATCTCTCCATTTCTTATCTTTGAAGGCATCGTCATAAGATATGGGATCAGCATCAGCATATAACATGAAATCTACTGCATCACTAATGTTCTCCCCTTGATTTCTGTTATATAGATCATTTACTTGTGCTTCAGTGAGTGGAAGAGAGTTCTGATATATTTCTCTTATATCTCTAGTCCGCAGCTCTTCATTCTCCGAGGATGATGACGATGAATCCGTTTCATTTTGATTGCTTATCTGTTCATTTGTTTCTTCACTGTTCTGCATGTTTTCTGTCTGAGAAGTTTGCTCACCTTCAATCTCCTCATTGCTGTTGTTATCATTAGCTTGGTTGACGATCTCTGATGCTGTTATCTCTGGTGATGCATTCACTTCCGGACTTATTCCATTATTACATGAGTCTTCCAGTTGAATATGTGTGTGGTCATTGCTTGCTAAATTGTCACCCCATTCTTGATTTTCATCAAATACTACATCCCTACTAATAATGATTTTATTAGTCACTGGATTATGTAATTTGTAAGCCTTACTGTGTTCACTGTACCCCACGAAAATTGCCTTTTCTGCCTTATCATCTAGTTTTCCTCTGTGTTGTTTTGGAATGTGAGCATAGGCTACACATCCGAAAACTCGTAGATGCCCTATACTTGGTTTATTTCCACTCCATACTTCTTGTGGGGTCTTGTTTGGTACACTCTTAGTACTCGCTCTATTTAAGAGGTATGTGGCACATGCCACAGCTTCCGCCCAGTATGAATGAGATAGATGTTTTGTTTTAATCATACTCCTGCTAAGTTCCATAATAGTTCTATTCTTCCGTTCTGCTACACCATTCTGTTGTGGCGTGTAACTCGTAGTTAACTGATGACGTATCCCGTTTTCCTTTAAAAAGGTTTGGAAATCATTACTACAATATTCTCCACCTCGGTCTGTTCGAAGGGTCTTTAATGTATAGTTGACTTGATTCTCAACCATTCTCTTGAATAACTTGAAATAGGTTAATGCTTCGGACTTTAATTTTAGAAAGTATACCCAGGTCTTCCTTGAGAAGTCGTCTATAAAAGTAATGAAGTATTTGCAGCCTCCTATTGACATAGTTCTCATGGGTCCACATATGTCAGAGTGAATCAATTGTAGTGGTTTGTCCGCATGCCATTTTGCATATTTAGGGAAGGATTTTCTGGCATTTTTGCCAAACACACATCCTTCACATATATTGCTTGTTGGCTTGATTGAACTTGGTAGTCCTTTAACAGTTTCTTTTACTCCCATGTTATGTAGTGTGTCGAAGCTTATATGTCCGAATCTCCGATGCCATAACGTGGCCATATCTTGTGTCATAACATTACAGACCCTTGGTATCAAGTCCTGATTTAGATTTAGCGGAACCAGTCATCCTAACTGAACTGATGCTTGAACCTGTTGGATCTTTGATGGTGCATTCTTGATCAGCGAATTTTACTTCATATCCTTTTTGTACTAACTGTCCCACACTtaataaattgtgttttaatccTTGTACGTAGAATACATTTGGGACTTTCTTGTTTAATCCTTTAACTTTGATTGAGACATCACCACATCCTAAGACCTCTAATTTCTTGTCGTCTCCGGTTCGTACTTCCCTCCTTTCAGTCTCATCTAGTGTAATAAATAACCTCTTATTTCCTGTCATATGATTGCTACATCCACTATCTAAGTACCAGCAATCGTCTTTGGTTATTTCCTCCATATTGAATATCATAAACATTGTCGCTTCATCACTCTTTTCTTCATGATCTTCCTCGTGTAATAATGCATTCTCACTTTGGTTTATTGTATCTCTTTGTTGACAGAATCTGGCCGTGTGTCCTATTTTCTGACAGTTGTAACACCGTATGAATGCATTGAACTTTCCTTTTCCTCTACCTCTCCCTCTATTTCCAACATCAGATCTGTTTTGTCGTGTTCGATCGCTGGTATGACTCTGAATTTGGAATGCCTGTTCTATTGGAGATTCATCATATTGTTTCATCCTTAACTCGTGTGATTGAAGGATGCCTAAAAGTTCTTCTGTAGAAACTGTTGTTAAATCCTTTGATTCTTCTATTGCCACCACTACGGATTCATATTTCCTAGTAAGACTTCGAAGAATTTTTTCAACAACACGTTGTTCAGTAATATTTTCTTCATTTAAACGTAACTGATTCACTATGGCAGTTATTCTATTCATATAATCCTCTACTGTCTCGTTTTCTTTCATTCTAAGTGCATCGAATTCACATCTTAGGGTTTGGAGTTTTACCGTTTTTACTCTTCGTTCTCCTCTATATGCTTTATGTAACACGTCCCACGCTTCTTTGGAAGTTCTGCATATTGCTATCCTTTCGAATACACTTTCATTGACCGCTTGAAAAATAATGTGTAGTGCTTTCTTATCTTTCTTGATTTTTTCTCTGTGTGCATCTCGATCATTATCTGAAGCATTATTAGGCAGATCGTTGTATCCTTCTTCCACCATAATCCAAAGATCTTGTGATTCTAACAGAACCTTCATTTGAATATGCCAGTGGTAGTAATTCTGGCCTAGTAATTTTGGAATCTGGGTCTGTATTCCTCCGTTTGTTGTCATGATTCAGAATGAATTCGATATTTTGACTGGACTGATTTGTGGATTCGATGTTCTTGAGATGGATCGGtctggctctgataccagtttATTGGGTATAATgtaaattagggttttgagagaAAACGTATTCGTGTTCTGTATTCAGAAATTGGTAACCATTACATGTTCACTATTGTCTTACATATATACATGAGCGGTTACTAGAACTCCTACATAATCGatgaataaaaaataaaataaacttatCCTAACATAAAATGTGACATATACTTAATATAAGATATCTAGCTTATATCTTCTAATAATATGTTTGTGAGGTTTTTAGTTATACATGTGGCTTTCGTTGGCTTGAAGCCGGAGATGGTGCGTTCCATCCTTTGGGGTTGTTTTACGGCGATGTGGTTTGTGCCGTTATCCCTTTCGATGACGATGATCTTTTGTTATCATCGGAGACTATGTTCATCAGTGTTTTAACAGTGTATAAACAGGTTTTTGGTAAACTGTTTGTCGGTAAAACGGTTTCTTTGTAACTATGTGTCTCTGAAGATAAACTCTCGATCATCTGAGATAATGGCGATGATGGTGCATGTCATCGGGGATGGCATCCTTTGATGAAACCATGGCTGGCTTCTGAGTAAGTTTTAATTcatgtttgtgttgtttgtggttgtgcatgtggctttggttgtgttttaaGCTTGGAATGTTGTACCTTTGCATATTTGTGTTGTACTATGTTTGGATATTGGGTTGTTTTTGGTCTTTGGGGTGCATCAGTGGCGAAACTAACCCCAAAAAATTaggggtatcctaattttttttaggatcaggggtatcctttatataacagaaacggagttgaggggtatttttacactatgaaaatggagttaaggggtatttttacactatgaagacggggttgaggggtagcccgtgctacccctattAACACTCTAAGTCGCCACTGAGGTGCATCCATGTTGAGGTTTTGAGTATTGTGGAGTTTATCACAAACATTTTGCTTAAAtgataatctatatctatactactatATTAAAGAAACTGGGTTTTCTACCCTTTTGGTCATTTTATCATGTTTACAAGTTATGAAGCATCATGTACAAGGATGTGTAAGCTATTTTAGAGGGGTTGAATTTGTATATTCACTAAAGTTTTAAGACACTACAGGGGTAATTAGGGGATTTCAGTCTTCAGATGATTGAATGCATTCGGTTTCAGATGAGACATCAACCATCCCCATTCAATCCAATCGATATCTCAACTGTTGCACTTAAAACCCTTTGATGCCTCAATTGAATACAATTAAAAGCATTTAGAACCCTCATGCTTATCAATCATTGTTAATGGCATGTATTCCCTATTCCCTTTATTCTCT contains the following coding sequences:
- the LOC118484222 gene encoding uncharacterized protein LOC118484222, whose protein sequence is MTTNGGIQTQIPKLLGQNYYHWHIQMKVLLESQDLWIMVEEGYNDLPNNASDNDRDAHREKIKKDKKALHIIFQAVNESVFERIAICRTSKEAWDVLHKAYRGERRVKTVKLQTLRCEFDALRMKENETVEDYMNRITAIVNQLRLNEENITEQRVVEKILRSLTRKYESVVVAIEESKDLTTVSTEELLGILQSHELRMKQYDESPIEQAFQIQSHTSDRTRQNRSDVGNRGRGRGKGKFNAFIRCYNCQKIGHTARFCQQRDTINQSENALLHEEDHEEKSDEATMFMIFNMEEITKDDCWYLDSGCSNHMTGNKRLFITLDETERREVRTGDDKKLEVLGCGDVSIKVKGLNKKVPNVFYVQGLKHNLLSVGQLVQKGYEVKFADQECTIKDPTGSSISSVRMTGSAKSKSGLDTKGL